From a region of the Bacillus sp. 2205SS5-2 genome:
- a CDS encoding head-tail connector protein, with product MEELLSKVKQNLILNHNEDDVLLSGFITAAIAYAESYQKKLDGYYKETPMHPTTEQAVIMLSSHFYESRDGSTGGYFADNVEASKQVWNVVNMLLRLNKDVVI from the coding sequence ATGGAGGAATTGCTATCAAAGGTAAAACAGAACCTTATTTTAAATCATAATGAAGACGATGTTCTGCTTTCTGGCTTCATCACTGCTGCCATTGCCTATGCAGAAAGTTATCAAAAGAAGCTAGATGGTTATTATAAAGAAACCCCTATGCATCCAACGACCGAACAAGCAGTCATCATGCTATCGTCTCACTTTTATGAAAGTCGGGATGGTAGTACTGGTGGCTATTTTGCTGACAACGTAGAAGCGAGTAAGCAAGTCTGGAATGTGGTCAATATGCTCCTTCGACTTAATAAGGATGTGGTCATATGA
- a CDS encoding HK97-gp10 family putative phage morphogenesis protein: MARATFKMPDEFLEKLSKLNNQFDNIAPRVLQAGADPVIKKAKSNLTARIGEETKEPSESTGELVQSLETTKPTLDHKGNWTLRVGIPTNKDSKGVSNALKAAVLEYGKSGQPPKPWLKPTKSATRKACIEAMEKALDKEIGKL; this comes from the coding sequence ATGGCTAGAGCTACATTTAAAATGCCTGATGAATTTTTAGAAAAGCTATCTAAACTCAATAACCAATTTGACAATATTGCACCAAGAGTTTTACAAGCTGGTGCAGATCCTGTTATTAAGAAAGCCAAAAGCAATCTAACTGCTAGGATTGGAGAAGAGACAAAGGAACCTTCTGAATCTACAGGAGAACTGGTCCAATCCTTAGAAACAACAAAGCCTACTTTAGATCATAAGGGTAACTGGACTCTCCGTGTTGGGATCCCAACTAATAAAGATAGTAAGGGCGTATCAAATGCTTTAAAAGCAGCTGTTTTGGAATATGGAAAATCAGGTCAACCGCCTAAACCTTGGTTAAAACCAACAAAGTCGGCTACAAGAAAAGCATGTATTGAAGCAATGGAGAAAGCGTTGGATAAGGAGATTGGGAAACTATGA
- a CDS encoding phage head closure protein produces MSFGKMRTLVNIVETRIMKDGEGFSTEEDTIIASLRAYKEDRHGNEAWKNRASFSTATSLFRFRKPRSFQITTEMKIDCQNEQYNILSVEDLKEKGMYVEVLAEKTVGSKG; encoded by the coding sequence ATGAGTTTTGGGAAAATGAGAACTCTAGTAAACATTGTTGAAACTAGAATTATGAAAGATGGAGAAGGCTTTTCGACTGAAGAAGATACAATTATAGCTTCATTACGTGCTTATAAAGAAGATAGGCATGGTAACGAAGCATGGAAGAATCGAGCAAGTTTTTCAACTGCTACATCGCTTTTTCGGTTTAGAAAACCTCGAAGCTTTCAGATCACAACAGAAATGAAGATTGATTGCCAAAACGAGCAATACAACATATTGAGTGTTGAAGATTTGAAGGAAAAAGGGATGTATGTAGAAGTGTTGGCTGAGAAAACGGTTGGGTCAAAGGGGTGA
- a CDS encoding major tail protein yields the protein MATIGLDQLYYAQITEDTNGVESYGTPKILAKAMTAELSVELIEAILYADDGASEVVKEFKSGTLSLGIDDIGSIVAQDLTGSKIDSNNVVVSRSEDGGNPVAIGFRAKKSNGKYRYFWLYRVIFSIPTTSLATKGDSITFSSPTIEGTVFRRNKLDAESKHPWKAEVTEGDNGVAQDTITNWFSTVYEPDFTPVTPTITITTQPANLTNVTEGSISGSLSVVADTNTSYPVTYQWYENTVDSATSGTVINGETSASFDIPTTLIAGTYYYYCVLSSTGASDVTTTVATVTVS from the coding sequence TTGGCTACAATAGGACTTGATCAATTATATTATGCCCAAATCACCGAAGATACAAATGGTGTTGAAAGTTATGGAACACCTAAAATATTAGCTAAAGCCATGACAGCTGAATTAAGTGTTGAGCTCATTGAAGCAATTCTATATGCCGATGATGGCGCATCTGAAGTGGTAAAGGAATTTAAGAGTGGAACATTAAGCCTTGGGATTGATGATATTGGCTCAATCGTGGCGCAGGATTTAACAGGTTCAAAGATTGATAGCAACAATGTTGTCGTATCAAGAAGTGAGGATGGAGGGAATCCAGTTGCGATTGGCTTTCGTGCTAAAAAGTCGAATGGAAAGTACCGCTATTTTTGGTTATATCGAGTTATTTTTAGTATTCCTACAACGAGTCTTGCAACGAAAGGTGATTCGATTACCTTTAGTAGTCCCACCATAGAAGGAACAGTGTTTAGACGAAATAAGCTGGATGCAGAAAGTAAACATCCTTGGAAAGCTGAAGTCACAGAAGGTGATAATGGCGTTGCTCAAGATACCATTACTAACTGGTTTAGCACTGTTTATGAGCCGGATTTTACACCAGTAACACCGACCATTACGATTACGACACAACCAGCTAATTTAACAAATGTAACGGAAGGTAGCATTTCTGGAAGTTTATCTGTTGTAGCGGATACAAATACAAGCTATCCAGTGACCTATCAATGGTATGAAAACACAGTAGATAGTGCTACAAGCGGTACGGTTATCAATGGTGAAACATCAGCAAGCTTTGATATTCCGACAACTCTTATTGCTGGAACATACTATTACTACTGTGTGCTGAGCTCAACGGGTGCTTCTGATGTTACTACGACTGTGGCTACAGTAACTGTATCTTAA
- a CDS encoding head fiber protein produces MSNVKNYTEQGGDRTVIGGEIDITPEGKLAFDGTPLSPAALQADSTAADVAGLVTDFNALLAKLKAAGLMKSV; encoded by the coding sequence ATGAGTAATGTAAAAAATTATACCGAACAAGGTGGAGATCGAACGGTCATCGGTGGGGAAATAGATATAACTCCCGAAGGTAAGTTAGCCTTTGATGGAACACCATTAAGTCCAGCTGCACTTCAAGCAGATAGTACTGCTGCAGATGTAGCTGGGCTTGTTACTGACTTTAATGCTCTACTAGCAAAGCTGAAAGCGGCGGGGCTAATGAAATCTGTATAA